Genomic DNA from uncultured Methanospirillum sp.:
AGTTCACGCATCATCTTCTCAAGGTTCAGGTACAGCAGGACCATCTGTTCGGTGCCATTGCCTGTCTCCTCCATCACCCGGATGATCCCTTTCACATAGTCCTCAATGCCATGACAGGCCGATATGTCCACCGGCATGACCTCCGTGGATCTCACCTTCCTGATCTGGCAGACTTCGTCGACTGATACGGCCATCGGTGTATCTATCACCTTCCCTGCCGGGATGATCATACTCCGCCTCTTTTTTGAATCTGCTGCCCTGTCCATGGCAAGAAGCGGTGCGACGTTGATGGCAGGGATCATCTCCTGATTCCATTCAACCATTCCCTCGATGTATGGGGGGGCATCGTACACCTCGGCTGCCGGGAGTGGTAGGATGAACTTATCGATGATGTCGCTATCGATCAGGTAATGGTCTCTTCCAAGTTGTATCTCCACAAGGGTAAGAAGTTCTTCCACCTGCATCCCCCTGTCTCCTGCCGGAGACGTATGATATCAGTGTGTGTCTCGCCCGTATTGATATCTTCCTGATTACTCCTTGAGAACACGCGACATCTACATCCATATTCTGTCACATGGTTCGGCAGTACAACAAGGAAAGATATACAAAGGTCTATCCTGATTTATCACTAATATCAGATCATTTCTGCTCCGGTGTCATCTGCCGTTGTACCGAAGCACAGCGAATATGGCAGGGAATATGGATACAACCGTTCAGTTACACAGACTGCTTCTCTTCTCCCTCGGAGAAGGAACCTATGCGGCAGAGGTCTCGTACATCAGGGAGATTGTGCAGGATCAACAGAAGATCCCCCTTCCCAATGCTCCTGAGTATATTCCGGGAATCTTCAACCTGCGCAGCGATGTAGTCAAAGTGATCGATATCAGACTGATCATCCCGCTTTCAGGAGGAGGGGAAAAGAAGAAGATCATTGTCTTTGTTCCTGAGAGCGGTTCCTCGACCAGGTTTGGGATGGTCGTAGATGAGGTGTACGGGATCATGGAGATTCCGACAGACCGTGTCTCCCTCCTTGACCGGACAAGTGCCAGCATTCAGAATAACTTCATGATCGGCTTTTTTACATTCTCACTTGACGGATTTCTCAGCCAGTCAAGCAGAAGATATACAGCAGGAGACGACGAGGTGGTCTGGATAGATTTCGAAGATATGATTCATACCATTACAAACGAAGAGAAGGCCCAGGATATTGTATTCCGCCTGACTGCCCTCTTCAACCCACAGTATCTCTTCTCAGAGAACTGGAGATCACTGCAAAAAAAATAGAAATCAGACTGCAATTCGCAGTTTCTGATCCTTTCCCTTGAGGAAACCGACTTTTTTAAGATCGTCAAGGATAGCATCGATATAGTCGCCACTCAGGTGCAATGCGATCCTCGCCCCATCCTCGCTGGTCTCAATGTCGCGGTTCGCAAATTCGGTGATAATATCCTCTCTGGAGACCTTTCCTTCCTCCTTGATCATGGCAAGGATCTCTGATACCAGGATATGCTTGATCTGGAGTCTTGGGAAGAACGTCGCCCCATCTTCTTCCTCGATCTCATACTCCTCGAGGAACTCACCGATGCTGTCGAGGTCTTCAAGAAACACAAACTCCGGTCCAACCGATACGTGATATTCGGCATCATCACCGGCGGTGATGGTGCTTATTACGCTGTATTTCTCCAGAATTTCTTCCCTGATCTCAGGGATCTCATCTGCAAACACCGTCAGGGTTGATTCGTCAGGTTCTATCTTCTTTAGAAGAACGATACCGTCCTCTCTGATGTCCAGAAGATCATTCAGATGAAGCAGTCGGGTGAGATACACCTCCTCGATGATCTTCTCAAGGGTATCTTCATTCTCATCCCCTTCCAGTGTGCGATCACCGGTGACAAGATCCATAACACCTGCTCCCACCCGATCCCCAATCTGATACTTCTCAAGTGCCCGGGCGATGGCATCCCGCTGTGGAGTCAGATATTCGCGTGCAGTTTCAAACAACTCTGACTCTTCCTCGGTGGCATCCTCGTCTGATACCATGCTATCAAACATGGCGGTGAGATTTTTGTAGGTTCCACTGAGCATCAGCCGGACGTCCAGGGAAAATTTCTGCCGTACCTGGGATGATATCCCAAGATCTTTTAGCACTTTTACAAATTCCCTGGCAGTATCATGTGATGAAAAATAGATCTCTTCTTCCAGAACCATGGAGGACTCCACACATCTTTTGTCTCCTCTGGTGATATCATTTGCCGCAGTATGAGCCTGAAAAAGAGGGCTGTTATGAGTGTATCTTTTTCAGAAGCCATGCCATGTTATGGCCCAGCAACTCCATAGTCGCGAGCCCTTCCTCATCGCGTTCCACATCCCCGGAACTCCCCCCGAGACCCATGTTCCAGTAACTTGAACCCGGGATGATCATCTGGGAGATCAGGAAGAAGTGGTTGATGGTATCAAATGCATGGATTGCCCCACCCCTGCGTACAGAGATTATGGCTGCACCCACCTTTCGCTGAAAGAGATCTCCGTTCGCCTTCCCGATCATACCGCAGCGGTCAATGAACGCTTTCATTTCAGCGGTAACATCAGCAAAGTATGTCGGAGAGGCGAGGAGAATGCCATCTGCCTCAATCATCTTTTGTACGAACTCATTCAGGCAGTCTGAGGTGATGACACAGGTCTCATCCTGATTCTCGTAACACTTGTTACAGGCTGTACATCCCTGGAGAAGGCTGCCCCCAATCCTTACCAGTTCTGTCTTGATCCCTTCCTCCTCAAGAACAGCAAAGATAGTTCTGATCATCCTCTCACAATTCCCGTCTTTTCTGGGACTCCCTGAGAATGCAACCACTTTCATATCAGATGGATGTGATGTGCAGGATAAAAAACCAGACCACTGATTTGGAGTAACTCATGAAGGGGTTGTCAGGGTAAAAGAGGGAGTTAGAAGAAGGGCCCAGTAAGGTTATAATTCAGGGCAGAAAACAGAATCCCAAACGCGAGAAGAACCATTGCAATATAGACAGGAGTGTTCCAGGGAAGGATCTTTGCACCATCCAGAGGGCCGAGGGGCAGAAGGTTGAACGCTGCAATCATTGCGTTGATCCTGATTCCCATGATCCCGACCAATGCAACCTCGAATATACCGAGATTCAGCCCGGCAATCAGCAGGAGAAAGAACGGGATCAGAAGAAGCAGATTGCTGAGTGGCCCGGCCAGTGATATCTTCCCGTTCTCTTCCTCTGAAATGTGGGAACCATAGATCATGGTTGCGCCGGGTGCGGCGAAGACTACCTTTGCAAGTGCAGCTACTGCGACGGCCACCACAAGCATGGTGGTGTTCATCTGAAATTCTGCCCAGTATCCATACTTCATTGCAGTGAACTTGTGGGCCATCTCGTGTATTATGAACGCAACTCCCGCAGTCACCATCGAGATCAGGAACATTTCAAGGATCAGGGTCGGCACAAGTCTGCTCGTCCCGATCATAGCCACGGTGAACGCCGCAGAGAGCGCAAGCCACGCGATCAGAAGATCGCGTCGTTCCCTTTGCGGTATTTGTTCCCAGATATGCATGGCTATCAGGTTCAGCATCTGTCGATAAATAAAATCAGGGCCATCGGTTCATGTTCAGGTTCTTATGCAGAAAAGATCCGACGCTCTTATTTCTGCGAGGCAGATATCTGTACTCAGGATATGACACTGGAGGAACTCAGGGGTGAGATAGAGGCCGTTGATCTCGAGATCATACGGCTGATCAGAGCGCGGATGGATATTGCCATTAAGATCGCAGAAGAGAAGGATACAACCGGTGCTCCAACCCGTGATCCCGAACGTGTAGAAGTGGTTCTCAGCCATGTTGCCAGGCAGGCTGAACAGTCCGGCATCGATCCCGGTCCAATCAGGGACATCTTCAAAACACTGATCCGGATGAGTGAGGATCTACAGGACAAAAAGCGGGGAGTCGAGTGACGGTCAGTTGATTCAGACCGCACCTGACAATACAAGAAACGCGAAGACAAGCAGAAGCATTCCGGTAAAAAGTTCAAGTTTCCCCGGGTTCTTTTCTTTTCCTTCTTCACTCTCTTCCGCCGGGATCCACCAATAGAAAAGAAGGATGATCACGAGAAGCGGCACGATGAATGCGAGATTATAGAGGAACAGGTACACGAGACCCTGAACGATGTTTACCTTAAACGAGATCATGTCCTGGATTGCCAGGTAAATTCCGCCGGTGCATGAAAGTTCGAGGACACCGGTGAGGAGACCAAGAACAAAAGCACCAGGTATGACCACCGTTTCCAGTCTCCCGAAGAATAATTCCTCTACAGCCCCGGAACCATTTGATTCAGATGCTCTGGAAGAGATTATTCCATTCCTGATCCAGAGGAGTCCCGCTCCTGCTGCGATTATTCCGGCAATGAGCGAATACCCCCTGAGAATTCCGGTGATCGCAGCAAGGCTGTAGATACCGGTTCCCGAGATGAAGTATATGAAGTAGACCGCACTGGTGAACACAGCACCTGCCAGAAGTATCCGCTCCTTCTGTCTGATAATCATCAGCAGGATAAGCAGGAACACAAGCACCGCGGATGCACAGGGGTTTATTCCGTCAACAAGTCCGGCAATCAGGACCAGAGGGATGCTGATGACGTTCCAGGTGCCTCTTTTTTTCTGAACAGAAGTCGCGTTCTCCCCGGATGGACCGGTTTTTTTATTCTGCTCGTACCAGGTGACCAGTTTGTCAAAGTTCTCTCTGATTGCAGACTCCCCTTCAAGTCCTGCATTTCCGATGAAGACCGACGGGACCGAGACATACTGACGGTGATATTCTGCTTTATACTGCTCAAACAGGCTCTTGCCTTCACTGCTATTGAAGAGATCATACGATGTGATCAGTATCCCCGGGTGAGCGGCATTATACTCATTGAGGTAGGTCATCGCAAGGTGACAGGCTCCACAATGGGTGTTATAAAAAAAGGTTACAGAGTAGTCGCCAGGAGTGGTATTTGGATCAGAGAGGATAGTTTCTGATGGATGATCACCAGTGACATCACTGCCGTTCTTGAGAAAGACACCTGCTGAAACAGATCCGGTGCAGAGTATCAGTACAATAAGCAGACCGGTCAGCATCGGGATGAGTGCCCGATAGCGCCGACAAGGCTGCTCTCCATCCATCAGAGGCCGACCTCCTTCATGGTGATCATCGTCCCGACACCCTCTGAAGTGAAGAGTTCGAGGATGAGGTTGTGGCTGATATTTCCATTGATGATATGGGAATACGGCACTCCATCCTGGATCGCGTGAAGAACAGCCTGTACCTTGGGGATCATACCTTCGGAGACGACGCCGGTTGATATCAGTTGCTCAGCATCAGACTTGGTGATCTGCCGGAAGACCTTTGTACGTCCCTTGTCCATGATCCCATCGACATCGGTCATGCTGATGAACTTGTAGGCCTTGAGTGCAATCGCGATCTCCCCGGCGGCTGTATCGGCATTGATATTGAGATCATTGCCTGCACGATCGATGGCGAGAGGGGCGATGACAGGGATGTAACCGCTGTCAAGCAGGGTGTTCAGGATGTCAGGGTTGATCATCTCGATCTCTCCCACGTGCCCGAGATCGACCTCTTCTTCCCTGTTGTTCACCCTCACACGCTGTCGTTCCATCTTGCGGGCGATGATCAGGTTTGCATCATTACCTGAGATCCCGATCGCCTTTCCGCCTGCCTTTGAGATTAAGGATACGATGTTGGTGTTGATCTTGCCGACGAGAACCATCTGGGCAACTTCAAGAGTCTCATCATCGGTGATCCGGAGGCCACCGACAAACTTCGGCTCTTTCCCAAGGGCCTTCATCTTCTCGGTGATCTCAGGACCCCCGCCGTGAACAAGGACTACTTTGATCCCTACCAGTTGGAGCAGGACAACATCACTGACAACGGTATCAAGGATCTCCCCCTCGACCATGGCGTGACCACCGAGCTTGATCACCATGGTCCTGCCATGGAACTTGCGGATATAGGGAAGGGCCTCCATGAGGACGTCTTCACGTTTCATGTTGTATACTTCCCGTTAATCTCGACGTACTTCTCGGTCAGGTCACATCCCCATGCCACTGCCTTCCCTTTTCCTGCTGCAAGATCGAGCTCGATCTGCACCTCGCGACCCCCGAGTGCTGCTTTTGCGGTGCTCAGATCCTCAGTTAGCACCCCTCTCTCACAAACTGCTGACCTGCGTTCTGATCCTGCAATCCAGCAGGAGACCTTCTCTGGATCGAACTCTGCACCCGAACGCCCTGCTGCCGCGACGATTCGCCCCCAGTTCGGATCCTCACCATAGATCGCGGTCTTGACCAGCGGAGATCCTACCACAGTCCTGGCGACAAGGTCTGCCTCATCCTCACTCCGAGCATTCCTCACGATTACCTCGATCAGCTTGGTTGCTCCTTCACCATCACAGGCGATCTGTCGCCCAAGGCTGATACAGCACTCCTCAAGTGCTGATGTAAACTCATTCAGCGGCACTTTTCCGGCAGCTCCGGTTGCAGTGCAGAACACAACATCATTGGTGCTGGTATCACCGTCCACGACCACACGGTTGAAACTCCGCCTGACCGCAGTCTTCAGTACTGCCTGAAGATCTGGTGCACTGATCTCTGCATCGGTGTAGACATACCCGAGCATGGTTCCCATATTCGGGGCTATCATCCCTGAACCTTTGCAAATCCCGCCGATGGTAAATCCCTCACGGGTTACCAGAGAGTGTTTCTCAACAAGGTCGGTGGTCATGATCGCTTTTGCTGCACTGATCTCTGCGGAAGGGCTGTGTGCAAGATGAGGTGCGATCTGGTGGCACTGATTCCTGATGAGAGGAAGGTTGAGGTACCTGCTGATAACCCCGGTACTCGCAACTCCAACCTCAAGGGGATCGAGCAAGAGTTCTTCTGCAGCGATCGAAGCCATCTCTTCAGCATCGTTGATACCCCGCTGACCGGTCAGGGCATTGGCGCATCCGCTGTTCGTAATTGTGGCTGCAAGACGCCCTCGCTTTATCCGCTCCTGCATCAGGATGACCGGAGCTGCCCGTGCAATATTTTTTGTAAACGCTGCAGCAGCAGTGCCTTCGGCCCGTATGAGAGCAAGGCCATACTTTCCTTCCTTTATCCCTGCTGCTGTGACTCCTTCGACTGCACAGATGGACTGCATCTCACTCACGGGATTCCGCTCCTTTTCCACCAGAGATCGCCCAGACGATATCTTCCCTGGTGATAATCCCCTTCAGTCTGTCACCGCTGACTACCGCAAGCCGATCGATCTTCTTTTTGAGCATAAGTGCCGCAGCGGCCTCTATATCCTCTTCAGGTGTGATGGTGATGACCGGGCTGCTCATTATACAGCCCACTTTTTTACTGCCGATATCGGTAAGGGCCTCTTTCGTCCGTTCCCAGTTGATGAACTCACGGATAGGGAGCTCAATCACCTCAAGCGGTGACGGCAGCCAGAGGTCGTCAGAGGGACCTTTGGTCATGAGAAGTTTGAGCAGATCAGTCTCGGTCACCATACCAGCGAGGCGGTTGCCGTCCATCACCGGTACACCACCGATATGTCTTGTCCGCATGAGTCCCCCGATCGAAGAGACGATATCGTCAACACTACAGGTCACCGGGTCCGGGGTCATTGCATCTTTTACTAACATCTGTATTCTACGGCAGAATCGCCGGGCTCCATAATCCTTCTGTCTCTTTGAACCCGCACATGAGGTTCATATTCTGTATTGCCTGGCCGCTTGCTCCCTTGACCAGGTTGTCTATTGCAGATACAACAACGACCCGTTCCTCTGATGCTTCTACCATCAGATCGCAGAAGTTGGATCCCCGTACTGCATTCAGGGACGGGCGCTGGTATCTGACAAACGGTTCATTCTTGTAAAATTCCCGATAGAGCCGCTCTACTTCCTGCTGTTCCACCGGTTCGTTCAGGAGAATATGGGCTGTGGTCAGGATACCACGGTTCACCGGAAGAAGATGAGGGGTAAAATATGCCTTGGCTCCTGACTTCAGGAACCCGAGCTCCTGACGCATCTCTGCTAGATGCCGGTGGCTCGTCAATTTGTACGCAGTCAGGTTGTCACCTACGTTCGGGTAGTGGGTGGTTTCAGAGGCATTGTCACCTGCACCAGATACACCTGACTTTGAGTCGTAGATGATTGTGTGGGCACGCCCGGCGAGCGGTGCTGCTGCGAGGGTTGCACCTGTCGGGAAGCATCCGGGGTTTGCGATAAAGGATGCATTTTTGCACTGCTCACGGTGCAGTTCGCAGAGCCCGTACGGAGCAGGGAAGTATGCAGTATGGGGCACCCCGTACACCTTCTCAAACACCTCTTTTGAGAGTCGGTAGTCAGCCGAGAGATCGATGACCTTGATCCCCTGCTCAATCATGGAGGGAGCATATGCCATCGCTGCTGTGTGTGGCACTGCCAGGAAGGCAACGTCAACATCAAGGGATGAGACCTCGGGGTTCGTAAAGGTAAGATCAGTAAACCCGGTGAGATGGGGATGCCGGGAGGTCACCGGCTTTCCGGCCAGTTGCCGGGAGGTCGCACAGACCACCTCAGCCCGGGGATGTGCATGCAGGAGCCGGAAGAGCTCCCCCCCTGTATAGCCGGAAGCGCCGATAATGGCAACTTTCATACTATTAATATCTGCTTTGCATCGGGTATTAACCTCCCTTCCCCTCTTCATGGTCATCATCAGGAGGTCAGGGTGGTAAAAACAGAGTCCTCAATGGCTCATGGGAGGTTGTTTATCGCATCGAAGCGAAAAAAT
This window encodes:
- a CDS encoding chemotaxis protein CheW, giving the protein MEELLTLVEIQLGRDHYLIDSDIIDKFILPLPAAEVYDAPPYIEGMVEWNQEMIPAINVAPLLAMDRAADSKKRRSMIIPAGKVIDTPMAVSVDEVCQIRKVRSTEVMPVDISACHGIEDYVKGIIRVMEETGNGTEQMVLLYLNLEKMMRELLKGKVARPTPGFYVWRWDTGMIAHS
- a CDS encoding CBS domain-containing protein is translated as MLVKDAMTPDPVTCSVDDIVSSIGGLMRTRHIGGVPVMDGNRLAGMVTETDLLKLLMTKGPSDDLWLPSPLEVIELPIREFINWERTKEALTDIGSKKVGCIMSSPVITITPEEDIEAAAALMLKKKIDRLAVVSGDRLKGIITREDIVWAISGGKGAESRE
- a CDS encoding flavodoxin family protein, encoding MKVVAFSGSPRKDGNCERMIRTIFAVLEEEGIKTELVRIGGSLLQGCTACNKCYENQDETCVITSDCLNEFVQKMIEADGILLASPTYFADVTAEMKAFIDRCGMIGKANGDLFQRKVGAAIISVRRGGAIHAFDTINHFFLISQMIIPGSSYWNMGLGGSSGDVERDEEGLATMELLGHNMAWLLKKIHS
- the argJ gene encoding bifunctional glutamate N-acetyltransferase/amino-acid acetyltransferase ArgJ, which encodes MQSICAVEGVTAAGIKEGKYGLALIRAEGTAAAAFTKNIARAAPVILMQERIKRGRLAATITNSGCANALTGQRGINDAEEMASIAAEELLLDPLEVGVASTGVISRYLNLPLIRNQCHQIAPHLAHSPSAEISAAKAIMTTDLVEKHSLVTREGFTIGGICKGSGMIAPNMGTMLGYVYTDAEISAPDLQAVLKTAVRRSFNRVVVDGDTSTNDVVFCTATGAAGKVPLNEFTSALEECCISLGRQIACDGEGATKLIEVIVRNARSEDEADLVARTVVGSPLVKTAIYGEDPNWGRIVAAAGRSGAEFDPEKVSCWIAGSERRSAVCERGVLTEDLSTAKAALGGREVQIELDLAAGKGKAVAWGCDLTEKYVEINGKYTT
- a CDS encoding chemotaxis protein CheW; its protein translation is MDTTVQLHRLLLFSLGEGTYAAEVSYIREIVQDQQKIPLPNAPEYIPGIFNLRSDVVKVIDIRLIIPLSGGGEKKKIIVFVPESGSSTRFGMVVDEVYGIMEIPTDRVSLLDRTSASIQNNFMIGFFTFSLDGFLSQSSRRYTAGDDEVVWIDFEDMIHTITNEEKAQDIVFRLTALFNPQYLFSENWRSLQKK
- a CDS encoding chorismate mutase, which translates into the protein MHGYQVQHLSINKIRAIGSCSGSYAEKIRRSYFCEADICTQDMTLEELRGEIEAVDLEIIRLIRARMDIAIKIAEEKDTTGAPTRDPERVEVVLSHVARQAEQSGIDPGPIRDIFKTLIRMSEDLQDKKRGVE
- the argB gene encoding acetylglutamate kinase, with protein sequence MKREDVLMEALPYIRKFHGRTMVIKLGGHAMVEGEILDTVVSDVVLLQLVGIKVVLVHGGGPEITEKMKALGKEPKFVGGLRITDDETLEVAQMVLVGKINTNIVSLISKAGGKAIGISGNDANLIIARKMERQRVRVNNREEEVDLGHVGEIEMINPDILNTLLDSGYIPVIAPLAIDRAGNDLNINADTAAGEIAIALKAYKFISMTDVDGIMDKGRTKVFRQITKSDAEQLISTGVVSEGMIPKVQAVLHAIQDGVPYSHIINGNISHNLILELFTSEGVGTMITMKEVGL
- a CDS encoding peptidase M50 produces the protein MHIWEQIPQRERRDLLIAWLALSAAFTVAMIGTSRLVPTLILEMFLISMVTAGVAFIIHEMAHKFTAMKYGYWAEFQMNTTMLVVAVAVAALAKVVFAAPGATMIYGSHISEEENGKISLAGPLSNLLLLIPFFLLLIAGLNLGIFEVALVGIMGIRINAMIAAFNLLPLGPLDGAKILPWNTPVYIAMVLLAFGILFSALNYNLTGPFF
- the argC gene encoding N-acetyl-gamma-glutamyl-phosphate reductase — its product is MKVAIIGASGYTGGELFRLLHAHPRAEVVCATSRQLAGKPVTSRHPHLTGFTDLTFTNPEVSSLDVDVAFLAVPHTAAMAYAPSMIEQGIKVIDLSADYRLSKEVFEKVYGVPHTAYFPAPYGLCELHREQCKNASFIANPGCFPTGATLAAAPLAGRAHTIIYDSKSGVSGAGDNASETTHYPNVGDNLTAYKLTSHRHLAEMRQELGFLKSGAKAYFTPHLLPVNRGILTTAHILLNEPVEQQEVERLYREFYKNEPFVRYQRPSLNAVRGSNFCDLMVEASEERVVVVSAIDNLVKGASGQAIQNMNLMCGFKETEGLWSPAILP